One stretch of Patescibacteria group bacterium DNA includes these proteins:
- a CDS encoding type II secretion system F family protein: MSQPENIEKSFAEQDLGKLARKGLRLLSRVSTRDRVVFSRQLSVMISANVPLLRALRSMVQQTENPALKDIVENLADEIEGGAKLSDAMALHSDAFSEFYISMVRSGETTGRIDQTLNYLADEQEKDYELMSKIRGSMIYPAFIICGLLAVGVLMMVFVIPKLTDILQESGATLPWTTRALIFTSGFMTGYWWLILIAFVLAVVGLRVVLQIPAGRLIWDSLKIHLPLFGKIFRKIYIVRLTRTLSTLITGGVDIVSGLTVVSNVVGNAVYKKMIVETISEVEDGNSITTVFRESKLIPPMVVQMIAIGEETGQMAFVLEKLTDFFSREVRTLVESLVTVIEPAIMIVMGVAVGIMVSAVLMPMYNLASEY, translated from the coding sequence ATGTCCCAGCCGGAAAATATTGAAAAGAGTTTTGCGGAACAGGATCTGGGAAAGCTTGCCAGAAAAGGTTTGCGTTTGCTTTCTCGCGTCAGTACTCGCGATCGGGTGGTTTTTTCGCGCCAGCTCTCGGTAATGATTTCCGCGAACGTGCCGTTGCTTCGCGCCCTGCGCTCCATGGTCCAACAGACCGAAAATCCGGCTCTCAAAGATATCGTAGAAAATCTTGCCGACGAAATTGAAGGCGGCGCCAAACTTTCGGATGCCATGGCGCTCCACTCGGATGCTTTTTCCGAGTTCTACATCAGTATGGTGCGCTCCGGTGAAACCACCGGCCGTATCGACCAGACCCTGAATTACTTAGCGGATGAGCAGGAAAAGGATTACGAGCTCATGAGCAAGATCCGCGGTTCCATGATTTATCCGGCGTTTATCATCTGCGGCCTTTTGGCGGTTGGCGTCCTGATGATGGTGTTCGTGATTCCCAAGCTGACGGATATTCTTCAGGAATCGGGGGCGACCCTGCCATGGACCACGCGCGCTCTCATCTTTACGAGCGGATTCATGACCGGATACTGGTGGCTCATTTTAATCGCGTTCGTGCTCGCGGTTGTCGGTCTCCGCGTCGTTTTGCAGATTCCGGCCGGTCGCCTGATTTGGGACAGTCTCAAGATTCATCTGCCGCTCTTTGGTAAAATATTCCGCAAGATTTATATCGTCCGGCTGACGCGCACGCTTTCCACTCTGATTACCGGCGGGGTTGATATTGTGAGCGGGCTCACGGTTGTCTCCAATGTCGTGGGCAACGCGGTTTACAAAAAAATGATCGTGGAAACTATCAGCGAAGTTGAAGACGGCAACTCCATTACCACGGTTTTTCGCGAGTCCAAGCTTATTCCGCCCATGGTGGTGCAGATGATCGCGATCGGCGAGGAAACCGGGCAGATGGCTTTCGTGCTTGAGAAACTTACGGATTTCTTTTCGCGCGAAGTCCGTACCCTGGTGGAAAGCCTTGTGACCGTAATTGAGCCGGCAATCATGATTGTCATGGGCGTCGCTGTGGGCATCATGGTTTCCGCTGTTCTTATGCCCATGTACAATCTGGCTTCTGAATATTAA